A DNA window from Synchiropus splendidus isolate RoL2022-P1 chromosome 2, RoL_Sspl_1.0, whole genome shotgun sequence contains the following coding sequences:
- the LOC128754717 gene encoding sodium channel and clathrin linker 1-like isoform X2: MESDVAFPHRGHRSSQPPGYEQYERLTQSQVQEANPAESPAPWVSDRSIMDPLIAEYDRHNDEMAAQLRDNEISMTDLKAKLDRVIMENERLHAELRESVEKQLHTQVGISGPEGDSMDEGAVIKNLQEQLQCSEKERTDAMELWQTAVEQLDTIQQGYERAVSDGQTHDAQTQQLKDQLAHFQQRSHKFQLWGQSLESTNQQFLKTMTQQSKEMESLQSQLRQSKVELRTASAKVDEEEDMTMALRREDAAERRLHQLQSALTQMDERLKDTAQETETVRRELAVWEKKVCELQTRCTSLEEEKYEALAKVRESVQVAEEAALHKDQTLLREKQKTEELEKTKEAIKHLIQNAVSRTRKEVDNVRKQCNIQINRMTEELSAMQLECTDKDSQIEKSLRERRALEEELEKVYKEGRAEPEFRKMDALHQKYLDAERMKEEMNLTLQSNQNKLKKMEMDYNEELLRCQEEVRRLQGFLSTARDDCAGVSEERLRLQQENMQLCKEMEELRKSTLQVQRKAKEQLSQMEQEYSLKEQGLDARVRELEENSRSSSVELTRLLSAQQKSTNRWKEETKNLVQTFETKIVHLRSELNQQKQHSFELQMQVETNNNTIVEYERQLAENQEKTSRLQRRLSQAEQKAAAATQQLNNLVSQRRKAAVIDAETG, from the exons ATGGAATCCGACGTAGCGTTCCCACATCGAG GCCACAGGTCAAGTCAGCCTCCGGGCTATGAGCAGTATGAGCGCCTCACCCAATCTCAG GTTCAGGAAGCGAACCCGGCAGAATCCCCGGCACCCTGGGTGTCGGATAGAAG TATAATGGATCCACTGATCGCGGAGTACGATCGACATAATGATGAGATGGCTGCACAGCTTCGCGATAATGAG ATATCGATGACTGACCTGAAAGCAAAGTTGGATCGGGTCATTATGGAAAATGAAAG GCTTCATGCTGAGCTACGAGAATCAGTTGAGAAACAACTGCATACACAAGTGGGCATTTCAGGACCAGAGGGCGACTCGATGGATGAGGGAGCAGTCATCAAAAACCTTCAAGAGCAACTCCAGTGTTCTGAAAAG GAGCGGACTGACGCAATGGAGCTATGGCAGACTGCCGTCGAACAACTGGACACCATCCAGCAGGGCTATGAGAGGGCTGTGTCCGACGGACAAACCCATGATGCTCAGACACAGCAGCTCAAG GATCAGCTTGCTCACTTCCAACAGCGCTCACATAAATTCCAACTATGGGGTCAGTCACTAGAATCG ACCAACCAGCAGTTTCTGAAGACGATGACACAGCAGAGCAAAGAGATGGAGTCGCTCCAAAGCCAGCTCAG GCAGTCCAAGGTTGAGCTCCGAACCGCCTCAGCTAAAGTGGATGAG GAGGAAGATATGACCATGGCTCTGCGCCGAGAAGACGCTGCTGAAAGGCGCCTTCACCAGCTTCAGTCTGCCCTGACCCAGATGGACGAGAG ACTTAAAGATACAGCCCAGGAGACGGAGACCGTTCGAAGAGAACTCGCTGTGTGGGAGAAAAAGGTTTGTGAGCTCCAGACACGTTGTACGTCACTCGAGGAGGAGAAGTACGAGGCGCTGGCCAAGGTCCGAGAGAGTGTCCAGGTAGCTGAGGAGGCTGCTTTGCACAAAGACCAG ACTTTGTTAAGAGAGaaacagaagacagaagagctggagaagacAAAGGAGGCCATCAAACATTTGATCCAAAATGCTGTTTCACGCACCAGAAAAGAG GTGGACAACGTTAGAAAACAGTGCAACATCCAAATCAACCGGATGACTGAGGAGCTCTCTGCAATGCAGCTG GAGTGCACTGATAAAGACTCCCAGATAGAGAAATCCCTGCGTGAAAGAAGAGCTCTTGAAGAAGAACTGGAGAAG GTTTACAAAGAAGGCAGGGCGGAGCCAGAATTCAGGAAGATGGATGCTCTTCACCAAAAATATCTGGATgctgaaagaatgaaagaagagatgaatctGACACTACAAAGCaaccaaaacaaactcaaaaagatggagatgga TTACAATGAAGAGCTTTTACGCTGCCAAGAGGAAGTAAGGCGACTGCAGGGCTTTTTATCAACGGCTCGCGACGACTGTGCTGGAGTCAGTGAGGAGCGGCTCCGGCTTCAGCAGGAAAATATGCAGCTGTGCAAGGAGATGGAAGAGCTCCGTAAATCCACATTACAGGTCCAAAGGAAAGCTAAAGAACAG CTGTCCCAGATGGAACAGGAGTACAGCCTGAAGGAGCAAGGATTAGACGCCCGGGTGAGGGAGCTGGAGGAAAACAGCCGCAGCTCCTCTGTGGAGCTGACACGTCTCCTGTCAGCGCAGCAGAAAAGCACTAACCGCTGGAAGGAAGAAACCAAGAACTTGGTGCAGACGTTTGAGACTAAAATAGTTCACTTAAG ATCCGAGCTGAACCAGCAGAAGCAGCATTCATTTGAGTTACAGATGCAAGTGGAAACCAACAACAATACCATTGTTGAG
- the LOC128754717 gene encoding sodium channel and clathrin linker 1-like isoform X1 produces the protein MESDVAFPHRGHRSSQPPGYEQYERLTQSQVQEANPAESPAPWVSDRSIMDPLIAEYDRHNDEMAAQLRDNEISMTDLKAKLDRVIMENERLHAELRESVEKQLHTQVGISGPEGDSMDEGAVIKNLQEQLQCSEKERTDAMELWQTAVEQLDTIQQGYERAVSDGQTHDAQTQQLKDQLAHFQQRSHKFQLWGQSLESTNQQFLKTMTQQSKEMESLQSQLRQSKVELRTASAKVDEVTKLLQSAQDQLQKREEDMTMALRREDAAERRLHQLQSALTQMDERLKDTAQETETVRRELAVWEKKVCELQTRCTSLEEEKYEALAKVRESVQVAEEAALHKDQTLLREKQKTEELEKTKEAIKHLIQNAVSRTRKEVDNVRKQCNIQINRMTEELSAMQLECTDKDSQIEKSLRERRALEEELEKVYKEGRAEPEFRKMDALHQKYLDAERMKEEMNLTLQSNQNKLKKMEMDYNEELLRCQEEVRRLQGFLSTARDDCAGVSEERLRLQQENMQLCKEMEELRKSTLQVQRKAKEQLSQMEQEYSLKEQGLDARVRELEENSRSSSVELTRLLSAQQKSTNRWKEETKNLVQTFETKIVHLRSELNQQKQHSFELQMQVETNNNTIVEYERQLAENQEKTSRLQRRLSQAEQKAAAATQQLNNLVSQRRKAAVIDAETG, from the exons ATGGAATCCGACGTAGCGTTCCCACATCGAG GCCACAGGTCAAGTCAGCCTCCGGGCTATGAGCAGTATGAGCGCCTCACCCAATCTCAG GTTCAGGAAGCGAACCCGGCAGAATCCCCGGCACCCTGGGTGTCGGATAGAAG TATAATGGATCCACTGATCGCGGAGTACGATCGACATAATGATGAGATGGCTGCACAGCTTCGCGATAATGAG ATATCGATGACTGACCTGAAAGCAAAGTTGGATCGGGTCATTATGGAAAATGAAAG GCTTCATGCTGAGCTACGAGAATCAGTTGAGAAACAACTGCATACACAAGTGGGCATTTCAGGACCAGAGGGCGACTCGATGGATGAGGGAGCAGTCATCAAAAACCTTCAAGAGCAACTCCAGTGTTCTGAAAAG GAGCGGACTGACGCAATGGAGCTATGGCAGACTGCCGTCGAACAACTGGACACCATCCAGCAGGGCTATGAGAGGGCTGTGTCCGACGGACAAACCCATGATGCTCAGACACAGCAGCTCAAG GATCAGCTTGCTCACTTCCAACAGCGCTCACATAAATTCCAACTATGGGGTCAGTCACTAGAATCG ACCAACCAGCAGTTTCTGAAGACGATGACACAGCAGAGCAAAGAGATGGAGTCGCTCCAAAGCCAGCTCAG GCAGTCCAAGGTTGAGCTCCGAACCGCCTCAGCTAAAGTGGATGAGGTAACCAAACTGCTACAGAGTGCCCAGGATCAGCTGCAGAAACGG GAGGAAGATATGACCATGGCTCTGCGCCGAGAAGACGCTGCTGAAAGGCGCCTTCACCAGCTTCAGTCTGCCCTGACCCAGATGGACGAGAG ACTTAAAGATACAGCCCAGGAGACGGAGACCGTTCGAAGAGAACTCGCTGTGTGGGAGAAAAAGGTTTGTGAGCTCCAGACACGTTGTACGTCACTCGAGGAGGAGAAGTACGAGGCGCTGGCCAAGGTCCGAGAGAGTGTCCAGGTAGCTGAGGAGGCTGCTTTGCACAAAGACCAG ACTTTGTTAAGAGAGaaacagaagacagaagagctggagaagacAAAGGAGGCCATCAAACATTTGATCCAAAATGCTGTTTCACGCACCAGAAAAGAG GTGGACAACGTTAGAAAACAGTGCAACATCCAAATCAACCGGATGACTGAGGAGCTCTCTGCAATGCAGCTG GAGTGCACTGATAAAGACTCCCAGATAGAGAAATCCCTGCGTGAAAGAAGAGCTCTTGAAGAAGAACTGGAGAAG GTTTACAAAGAAGGCAGGGCGGAGCCAGAATTCAGGAAGATGGATGCTCTTCACCAAAAATATCTGGATgctgaaagaatgaaagaagagatgaatctGACACTACAAAGCaaccaaaacaaactcaaaaagatggagatgga TTACAATGAAGAGCTTTTACGCTGCCAAGAGGAAGTAAGGCGACTGCAGGGCTTTTTATCAACGGCTCGCGACGACTGTGCTGGAGTCAGTGAGGAGCGGCTCCGGCTTCAGCAGGAAAATATGCAGCTGTGCAAGGAGATGGAAGAGCTCCGTAAATCCACATTACAGGTCCAAAGGAAAGCTAAAGAACAG CTGTCCCAGATGGAACAGGAGTACAGCCTGAAGGAGCAAGGATTAGACGCCCGGGTGAGGGAGCTGGAGGAAAACAGCCGCAGCTCCTCTGTGGAGCTGACACGTCTCCTGTCAGCGCAGCAGAAAAGCACTAACCGCTGGAAGGAAGAAACCAAGAACTTGGTGCAGACGTTTGAGACTAAAATAGTTCACTTAAG ATCCGAGCTGAACCAGCAGAAGCAGCATTCATTTGAGTTACAGATGCAAGTGGAAACCAACAACAATACCATTGTTGAG